The following proteins come from a genomic window of Lycium ferocissimum isolate CSIRO_LF1 chromosome 4, AGI_CSIRO_Lferr_CH_V1, whole genome shotgun sequence:
- the LOC132052296 gene encoding chromophore lyase CRL, chloroplastic isoform X4: MCTGSDSKSDPNSNGWSQARGAVLKSLALIGGALLLRRLTKSTTRWDHARIVADSLNGEKFSKEQAVRDPDNYFNFRWLSCPAADMVDGSKVLYFEQAFWRTPHKPFRQRFFMVKPCAKELRCDVEDIAEHLTTIHLKRCERGKRCLYEGSTPADGFPNSWNGATHCTSELAVLKNNEIHAWDRGYDDDGNQVWGVKGGPYEFKPAPASSFDDVLNPLSFASQPVGKRIEGSFVLQE; encoded by the exons ATGTGTACGGGCTCGGATTCAAAGTCGGATCCTAACTCAAACGGGTGGAGCCAAGCTCGTGGAGCGGTTCTCAAGTCGTTGGCGCTAATTGGAGGTGCTTTATTGTTACGGCGGTTAACTAAGTCGACTACACGTTGGGACCATGCTCGAATTGTAGCTGACTCACTTAATGGCGAAAAG TTTTCAAAGGAGCAAGCAGTTAGGGATCctgataattattttaatttcag aTGGCTTTCCTGTCCTGCTGCAGACATGGTAGATGGCTCTAAGGTTCTATATTTTGAACAG GCATTTTGGAGGACACCCCATAAACCGTTTAGACAA AGATTTTTCATGGTCAAGCCTTGTGCAAAGGAGTTGAGATGTGATGTTGAG GACATTGCTGAACATTTGACTACCATTCATCTAAAGCGCTGTGAGCGAGGGAAACGGTGCTTATATGAAGGTTCAACACCTGCAGATGGATTTCCTAATTCATGG AATGGTGCGACACACTGTACCTCAGAACTAGCTGTGTTGAAGAATAATGAGATACATGCCTGGGATAGaggctatgatgatgatggcaaTCAA GTTTGGGGTGTAAAAGGAGGTCCTTATGAATTCAAGCCTGCTCCAGCTTCAAGTTTTGATGATGTGCTGAATCCTTTGAGTTTTGCTTCACAACCCGTGGGGAAAAGAATAGAGGGTTCATTTGTCCTCCAGGAATGA
- the LOC132052296 gene encoding chromophore lyase CRL, chloroplastic isoform X2, whose translation MCTGSDSKSDPNSNGWSQARGAVLKSLALIGGALLLRRLTKSTTRWDHARIVADSLNGEKFSKEQAVRDPDNYFNFRWLSCPAADMVDGSKVLYFEQAFWRTPHKPFRQRFFMVKPCAKELRCDVEVSTYAIRDAEEYKNFCDRPRDQRPLPEEVIGDIAEHLTTIHLKRCERGKRCLYEGSTPADGFPNSWNGATHCTSELAVLKNNEIHAWDRGYDDDGNQVWGVKGGPYEFKPAPASSFDDVLNPLSFASQPVGKRIEGSFVLQE comes from the exons ATGTGTACGGGCTCGGATTCAAAGTCGGATCCTAACTCAAACGGGTGGAGCCAAGCTCGTGGAGCGGTTCTCAAGTCGTTGGCGCTAATTGGAGGTGCTTTATTGTTACGGCGGTTAACTAAGTCGACTACACGTTGGGACCATGCTCGAATTGTAGCTGACTCACTTAATGGCGAAAAG TTTTCAAAGGAGCAAGCAGTTAGGGATCctgataattattttaatttcag aTGGCTTTCCTGTCCTGCTGCAGACATGGTAGATGGCTCTAAGGTTCTATATTTTGAACAG GCATTTTGGAGGACACCCCATAAACCGTTTAGACAA AGATTTTTCATGGTCAAGCCTTGTGCAAAGGAGTTGAGATGTGATGTTGAG GTAAGCACATATGCTATCAGAGATGCAGAGGAGTACAAGAACTTCTGCGATCGCCCTCGGGACCAGCGTCCACTACCGGAAGAAGTTATTGGG GACATTGCTGAACATTTGACTACCATTCATCTAAAGCGCTGTGAGCGAGGGAAACGGTGCTTATATGAAGGTTCAACACCTGCAGATGGATTTCCTAATTCATGG AATGGTGCGACACACTGTACCTCAGAACTAGCTGTGTTGAAGAATAATGAGATACATGCCTGGGATAGaggctatgatgatgatggcaaTCAA GTTTGGGGTGTAAAAGGAGGTCCTTATGAATTCAAGCCTGCTCCAGCTTCAAGTTTTGATGATGTGCTGAATCCTTTGAGTTTTGCTTCACAACCCGTGGGGAAAAGAATAGAGGGTTCATTTGTCCTCCAGGAATGA
- the LOC132052296 gene encoding chromophore lyase CRL, chloroplastic isoform X1 produces the protein MCTGSDSKSDPNSNGWSQARGAVLKSLALIGGALLLRRLTKSTTRWDHARIVADSLNGEKFSKEQAVRDPDNYFNFRWLSCPAADMVDGSKVLYFEQAFWRTPHKPFRQRFFMVKPCAKELRCDVEVSTYAIRDAEEYKNFCDRPRDQRPLPEEVIGDIAEHLTTIHLKRCERGKRCLYEGSTPADGFPNSWQNGATHCTSELAVLKNNEIHAWDRGYDDDGNQVWGVKGGPYEFKPAPASSFDDVLNPLSFASQPVGKRIEGSFVLQE, from the exons ATGTGTACGGGCTCGGATTCAAAGTCGGATCCTAACTCAAACGGGTGGAGCCAAGCTCGTGGAGCGGTTCTCAAGTCGTTGGCGCTAATTGGAGGTGCTTTATTGTTACGGCGGTTAACTAAGTCGACTACACGTTGGGACCATGCTCGAATTGTAGCTGACTCACTTAATGGCGAAAAG TTTTCAAAGGAGCAAGCAGTTAGGGATCctgataattattttaatttcag aTGGCTTTCCTGTCCTGCTGCAGACATGGTAGATGGCTCTAAGGTTCTATATTTTGAACAG GCATTTTGGAGGACACCCCATAAACCGTTTAGACAA AGATTTTTCATGGTCAAGCCTTGTGCAAAGGAGTTGAGATGTGATGTTGAG GTAAGCACATATGCTATCAGAGATGCAGAGGAGTACAAGAACTTCTGCGATCGCCCTCGGGACCAGCGTCCACTACCGGAAGAAGTTATTGGG GACATTGCTGAACATTTGACTACCATTCATCTAAAGCGCTGTGAGCGAGGGAAACGGTGCTTATATGAAGGTTCAACACCTGCAGATGGATTTCCTAATTCATGG CAGAATGGTGCGACACACTGTACCTCAGAACTAGCTGTGTTGAAGAATAATGAGATACATGCCTGGGATAGaggctatgatgatgatggcaaTCAA GTTTGGGGTGTAAAAGGAGGTCCTTATGAATTCAAGCCTGCTCCAGCTTCAAGTTTTGATGATGTGCTGAATCCTTTGAGTTTTGCTTCACAACCCGTGGGGAAAAGAATAGAGGGTTCATTTGTCCTCCAGGAATGA
- the LOC132052296 gene encoding chromophore lyase CRL, chloroplastic isoform X3, translating to MCTGSDSKSDPNSNGWSQARGAVLKSLALIGGALLLRRLTKSTTRWDHARIVADSLNGEKFSKEQAVRDPDNYFNFRWLSCPAADMVDGSKVLYFEQAFWRTPHKPFRQRFFMVKPCAKELRCDVEDIAEHLTTIHLKRCERGKRCLYEGSTPADGFPNSWQNGATHCTSELAVLKNNEIHAWDRGYDDDGNQVWGVKGGPYEFKPAPASSFDDVLNPLSFASQPVGKRIEGSFVLQE from the exons ATGTGTACGGGCTCGGATTCAAAGTCGGATCCTAACTCAAACGGGTGGAGCCAAGCTCGTGGAGCGGTTCTCAAGTCGTTGGCGCTAATTGGAGGTGCTTTATTGTTACGGCGGTTAACTAAGTCGACTACACGTTGGGACCATGCTCGAATTGTAGCTGACTCACTTAATGGCGAAAAG TTTTCAAAGGAGCAAGCAGTTAGGGATCctgataattattttaatttcag aTGGCTTTCCTGTCCTGCTGCAGACATGGTAGATGGCTCTAAGGTTCTATATTTTGAACAG GCATTTTGGAGGACACCCCATAAACCGTTTAGACAA AGATTTTTCATGGTCAAGCCTTGTGCAAAGGAGTTGAGATGTGATGTTGAG GACATTGCTGAACATTTGACTACCATTCATCTAAAGCGCTGTGAGCGAGGGAAACGGTGCTTATATGAAGGTTCAACACCTGCAGATGGATTTCCTAATTCATGG CAGAATGGTGCGACACACTGTACCTCAGAACTAGCTGTGTTGAAGAATAATGAGATACATGCCTGGGATAGaggctatgatgatgatggcaaTCAA GTTTGGGGTGTAAAAGGAGGTCCTTATGAATTCAAGCCTGCTCCAGCTTCAAGTTTTGATGATGTGCTGAATCCTTTGAGTTTTGCTTCACAACCCGTGGGGAAAAGAATAGAGGGTTCATTTGTCCTCCAGGAATGA
- the LOC132054592 gene encoding protein MAIN-LIKE 2-like produces the protein MRGRSRLLRSSLHAHLRLVDLQHLIGEVTPQGDVDRRARLYLLIIFGSIMFPNTSGADMSIRYLLFIEDLDQLGCYSWGAAVLAYMYRGFDRASMGERLEVAAFSPLLQIWVWTRLRPFQPIAAHPPDDYVAEDMPYARRWS, from the exons ATGCGTGGACGGAGTCGGTTGTTGCGGTCCTCCCTCCATGCTCACTTGCGCCTCGTAGATCTGCAGCATCTGATCGGCGAGGTGACGCCTCAGGGTGATGTTGACCGACGTGCTCGCTTATATCTTCTCATCATATTCGGGAGCATCATGTTCCCGAACACGTCGGGTGCGGATATGAGCATTAGGTATCTGCTCTTTATTGAGGACTTAGACCAGCTGGGATGTTATAGTTGGGGCGCCGCTGTCCTGGCTTACATGTACAGAGGATTTGATCGAGCCTCTATGGGCGAGAGGCTTGAGGTCGCTGCATTTAGCCCTCTTCttcag atatgggtgtggactaggttgagaccttttcagCCCATAGCTGCTCACCCTCCCGATGACTATGTTGCTGAGGATATGCCATACGCGCGGAGATGGTCGTGA